TGCCGTTGAACCACTTCACTCGGCCTTTCGCCATGTAACAATCACCTCCCTTCCACAGAATTCGGGACTGACCCCGTGGGTATCGATCGGAGGCGTGTTCCAAGGCGAAAAAAAACCGCAGCTCGTGCTTCAATGGCTGCGGTTGCGTTCCACTCACGACCTGTGACCACCCCAACTGACACCTGCGAAATGTATACCACGAGCGCGGGCGGGATGTCAACATAGCCCTTCGCCGTTGTGAGCGGATGGGCTGGGGGCTAGGGATCGTGCGACGGTCGCGCGTGCGTGATGGATACTCGTCGGTTGACCTTTCTCGGCCGCTCGGGTAGAAAGTCGTTCGTGTCCGCTGTCCGCCCGTTCGATTCCGCGCTCATCAAGCGTGCCTAAGCATCGCCTGCTCCTGAAGGGTCTCGGCGTACTCGTGACGTGCGTGTGGCCTCACGTGGCGTACGCAGCCCCAGCCGAGTCCTCGCCTGCCTCGGTGACCCTTTGGGGGATCCCGGTCGCGTTCGTCCTATTCGGAGTGACCTTGCTGGGAGTAGCACTCTTGCATCGGTGGACGTTCGAGGTTGCGGTCACCGGGCTCGCAGTGATCGTCACGTACACATTGGTCACCACCGACCTAAACCTCGTCGCACACCTCAGGCATGAGGCGCGATTGCTGGCCAATCTCTTAGGGCTGCTCTTGGGCTTCGCAATCCTGGCCAGGCAGTTCGAGGACTCGCACGTCCCCGAATGGCTGCCCAAATGGTTACCAGACGACTGGACCGGCGGCTTCGCACTGTTGGGACTCGTGGCTGTGTTGTCCACGTTCCTGGACAATATCGCGGCCGCCATGATCGGCGGCGTTATGGCCAACAAGCTCTATAAGGGGCAGGTGAGCGTGGGGTTCTTGGCCGCGATCGTGGCGGCGGCCAACGCAGGCGGGGCCGGATCCGTGATCGGCGACACAACCACCACCATGATGTGGATCGCGGGCGTTCCCGCGCTTCACGTGGCCGAAGCGTTCATTGCGGCCGCCGCTGCGGTGGTGTTCTCGGGGATCGTTGCTGGACGGGCGCAACACCGACGCCAACCGATTCTCAAGGATCCGCACCGAGCTCGGCGGATCGACACCGGGCGGCTGGGGGTCGTGGGGCTGATGATCGCGGGAACCATCACGGCGAATGTGGTTCTGGACTTTCCCGCCGTGGGGCTGTGGGTGGCGATTCTGCTGGGAACCGCTATTCGGCCCACACCGTGGGGTGAACTGTCGCGCGCTGCCAAGGGCAGCCTGTTTCTTTGTTCGCTGGTGTTGTCCGCGAGTCTGATGCCGGTTAAGGCGTTGCCCGACCCCTCCTGGCAGACCGCGCTGGGGCTGGGATTCGTCAGCGCGGTGTTCGACAACATTCCGCTGACCGCGCTCGCCTTGTATCAGGGCGGCTACGACTGGGGCATCCTGGCCTTTACCGTGGGGTACGGCGGGTCCATGATCTGGTTCGGGTCGTCGGCCGGCGTGGCGATCTGCAACCTGTTTCCGGAAGCGAGAGACACCGCGCGTTGGCTGGCCGAGGGCTGGCACGTCGCAGTGGCGTACGTGGTGGGGTTCTTTGTCATGCTCGCCCTAATCGGGTGGCATCCGGATGTTCTGCCGCACTGAACGACAAGGCGCGTGATCCGGACGAGGACTCTCCCGTGGACCTTTGAGGCGCGTTACGTTGTCTAAACCTGGCGATGAGACCGATGACGCGACGTGGGTGCAGCGGGTCCAGGCCGGCGAGACCGAGGCCTTCGACACCTTGGTGCGCCGCTATCAGACGCCGATCTACAACGTGCTCCTCCGATGGCTGGGCGACCGTGACGAAGCGGCCGAGGTCGCGCAAGACGTGTTCGTGGCGGCGTTCCGGGCGCTGGGTCGCTTTCGCGGCGAGGCCCGGTTTTCCACCTGGCTCTACCAGATCGCGATCAACCAGGCGAAGAACCGACGCAAGGCCCTTGCGCGCGCGGCCACACACGTGGTCCACAACAGCGGCGATCCAGAAAACGATCCGCTCGATCGAGTTCCCGATCCGCGACCGAATCCTTCGGATGAGATCGAACGGCGGCAACTGCAGCGCGTGGTCCAAGGGGCGATCAATGGATTGGACGCTGACGACGCCCTGGTGGTCATCCTACGCGATCTGCAACAACAGTCGTACCAGGAGATCGCGCGCATATTGGCGGTGCCGGAGGGAACCGTGAAGTCGAGGCTGTACCGCGCACGCCAAGCTCTCAAGGCGCGGCTCGTGCCGTGGGTCTCTTCGCAGCGGATTCGTTTATGACGTGCGATGCCATTCAAGAGCGTCTTGCCGCGTATGTGGAGCGGCAGCTCGACCCCGAAACGCACCGATTGGTCGAAACGCACCTGGCGTCCTGCCCTACCTGCCGGGCAGAAGCCGAGGCGCTGGCTGGCGTGATCCGGGCCGTGGCGGATCTGCCGGTGGAAGCTCCGCCGCCCGGATTCTCGCAAGCCGTGATGGCGAGGGTGCGGGCTGAACCGCGCGCTCCCACGGTGTGGGAACGGCTGTTCGTGCCGCTCTGGATCAAACTGCCCGTGCACGCGGTGGCGTGGATCGTGGTGATTGCCGCCGGGTGGTATCTGTTTCGCGCCACCCCGCCGGTCCAGGTGCAGGTCGCGCAACGGAGTGAAGAAGTGGTGGGTGGCGCGGCCAAGGGTGACGAGCTCCCTGCCGAGCCTCACCCTGGTCCGCCTCCGGAAACCGCAATCGCACCGACCGAGAAGCTGCCCACAGCTCCTGGCGGCCTGAAACCGCCGGCAACCGATGCGGATGTTCGGAGGATGGAGACGTTCGAGCGGCAGACCAAAGACGAGGCCGCTCCCGGTCGATACGACGCGAAGAAGGAATCGGGGTCTCGGACCACGCCTTCATCGGTCCAGTCGTTTTCCGAGCCCGACCAGGAACTGACAGTGGCCTTGAATGACCCCCCCGGAGACGAGCAGGCCCTCGCGCGCGTACGCGCCGCGGTCGAGCGAGCAGGCGGCTCGCCGCTGCCAACGGCCCCAAACACGTCGGACACCGTATGGCTCACGATCAACGCTGATCGAGTGGATGTCCTGCGTCAGGAATTGCGGCTCCTTAGCCGTGTCCCGCCAGACCAACCAGGCAAGGGCGATGGTCCGTCGATGTCGGCTGCCGCCCCACCGGCCTCGCTCAACACCCCGCTCGCCGGACCCGGAGTGAAAACCGACGATGCACCGGTCGCCAAGGTTCGGGTCCGGGTCACCATCCAGTGGGCCGCGCCCCAACAATCCCTCCCGTAGCCTGGAACTTTTCCCGAATCGCGTTGTCTCACTCGCCGAACCCCATCAAGGGGTGGACGGGGGGACGCGATGTACGACCGACTCGATCCTCGGTATTACCAGATCATGGCCCTGTCAGGGCTGTTGTTTTACGGCATCTGGGCGCTGTCGTTTGACGTTACCCCCTCGCGCGCAGCGCTCCTGATCACCACCGCGCTGGCCACCCAATGGGCCTGCACGCGCTTCTGGCGCCTGCCGGAATTCGACCCGCGGAGCGCGCTGATTTCCGCGCTCTCGCTCTGTCTGCTCCTGCGCACGAACGACGCGGTCCTGGCCGCGGCCGCCGCGGTGATCGCGATCGCAGGCAAATTTATCCTCCGAGTCAACGGCAAACACATTTTCAACCCCACCAATCTTGCCCTGGTCCTCATGTTGCTGCTCTCCGACCGAGTGTGGGTCTCATCGGGCCAATGGGGTCACGCGGCGTTTTTCGCGTTCTTGATGACGTGTGCGGGTGGGCTGGTGGTCCACCGGGCGTTGCGCAGCGACGTCACGCTCGCGTTTCTGGGCGCCTATGCCGGCCTGGTGGTCGGACGCGCGTTCTGGCTGGGTCAGCCGCTCGCCGTGCCCCTGCACATGTTCGAGAACGGCGCGCTGCTGCTCTTTGCCTTCTTCATGATTTCCGACCCCAAAACCACGCCGGACTCGCGGTTGGGCCGCGTGGTCTTCGCCGTGGTCGTCGCGCTAGGAGCCGGCCTCGTTCAGTTCGTCCTGTATCGCCCCAACGGCCTGTTGTGGTCGCTTGGAACCGTGTCGATCTTCACGCCGCTCATCGACCGATTCCTGCCGGCCAGGCGGTACCACTGGAGCGGGAGAGAGGTTCTCGTACCGTTGATCGGCCGATTTGCGGCAATCGTTCACCGAAAGGAGCACACGATGATCCGATCCCTCGTCCGTTTGTCTCTGTGCAGTCTGTTCCTGTTGGGATGGGCTGCTTCGGCTTCGGCCTTTTGCGGTTTCTACGTGGCCAAGGCCGATACCAAGATCTTCAACAAGGCTTCGCAGGTGGTTCTCGCGCGCCTTGAAGATAAAACGGTCATGACTATGGCCAACGACTTCAAAGGTGATCCCACGGAGTTCGCGGTGGTGGTCCCGGTGCCGACCGTCCTTGCGAAGGACCAGATCCATGTGGGAGATCAAGCCGTGGTCGATCACCTCGACGCGTATTCGGCCCCGCGACTGGTGGAGTACTACGACGAGAACCCGTGCGCGCGGGTCGACAAGAACGCCGCGGCCCCGCTGGGTTCCGGGACCGTCTTCGAGGCCGCACCCGGCCGGCGACAGAAATCGGAGGCCCTGGGGGTGAAAATCGAAGCCCGCTACACCGTAGGTGAGTATGACATCTTGATCCTGTCGGCCACGCAGAGCCACGGATTGGAGACGTGGCTGCGCGAAAACGGCTACCGGGTTCCGCCGGGTGCGTCGCGTGTGCTCGGGAGCTACCTCAAACAGGGTATGAAGTTCTTCGTGGCCAAGGTCAACCTCTCCGAGCAGGAGCGCCTGGGGTACCAGCACCTCCGGCCGATCCAGGTGGCGTACGAGTCGCCCAAATTCATGCTGCCGATTCGGCTGGGCATGGTCAACGCGGATGGGGCCCAAGAGCTCTTCGTGTACACGCTGACCCAGCGAGGGCGGGTCGAAGCCACCAACTATCGGACCGTGAAGCTCCCCTCGAACGCCGAAATCCCGATCTACGTGAAGAACGAGTTTTCACCGTTCTACCAGGCCCTGTTCGCTCACCAAACCGAGAAAGAGCGCGGTTCCGTCGTGTTTGTCGAATACGCCTGGGACATGGGCTGGTGCGATCCCTGCGCAGCCGATCCGCTCTCGCGCGATGAGCTCAAACGTCTCGGCGTGTTTTGGCTC
This region of Nitrospirota bacterium genomic DNA includes:
- a CDS encoding sigma-70 family RNA polymerase sigma factor; amino-acid sequence: MSKPGDETDDATWVQRVQAGETEAFDTLVRRYQTPIYNVLLRWLGDRDEAAEVAQDVFVAAFRALGRFRGEARFSTWLYQIAINQAKNRRKALARAATHVVHNSGDPENDPLDRVPDPRPNPSDEIERRQLQRVVQGAINGLDADDALVVILRDLQQQSYQEIARILAVPEGTVKSRLYRARQALKARLVPWVSSQRIRL
- a CDS encoding DUF2330 domain-containing protein: MYDRLDPRYYQIMALSGLLFYGIWALSFDVTPSRAALLITTALATQWACTRFWRLPEFDPRSALISALSLCLLLRTNDAVLAAAAAVIAIAGKFILRVNGKHIFNPTNLALVLMLLLSDRVWVSSGQWGHAAFFAFLMTCAGGLVVHRALRSDVTLAFLGAYAGLVVGRAFWLGQPLAVPLHMFENGALLLFAFFMISDPKTTPDSRLGRVVFAVVVALGAGLVQFVLYRPNGLLWSLGTVSIFTPLIDRFLPARRYHWSGREVLVPLIGRFAAIVHRKEHTMIRSLVRLSLCSLFLLGWAASASAFCGFYVAKADTKIFNKASQVVLARLEDKTVMTMANDFKGDPTEFAVVVPVPTVLAKDQIHVGDQAVVDHLDAYSAPRLVEYYDENPCARVDKNAAAPLGSGTVFEAAPGRRQKSEALGVKIEARYTVGEYDILILSATQSHGLETWLRENGYRVPPGASRVLGSYLKQGMKFFVAKVNLSEQERLGYQHLRPIQVAYESPKFMLPIRLGMVNADGAQELFVYTLTQRGRVEATNYRTVKLPSNAEIPIYVKNEFSPFYQALFAHQTEKERGSVVFVEYAWDMGWCDPCAADPLSRDELKRLGVFWLVDGPTGAFRGPAPAANVFLTRLHVRYDAASFPEDLVFQETADRTNFQVRYVQRHAWTGEASCPEVVSYRRTLAERREREAQTLASLTGWALDEIRAKMELDAPPSIRPWYKKLWE
- a CDS encoding citrate transporter → MPKHRLLLKGLGVLVTCVWPHVAYAAPAESSPASVTLWGIPVAFVLFGVTLLGVALLHRWTFEVAVTGLAVIVTYTLVTTDLNLVAHLRHEARLLANLLGLLLGFAILARQFEDSHVPEWLPKWLPDDWTGGFALLGLVAVLSTFLDNIAAAMIGGVMANKLYKGQVSVGFLAAIVAAANAGGAGSVIGDTTTTMMWIAGVPALHVAEAFIAAAAAVVFSGIVAGRAQHRRQPILKDPHRARRIDTGRLGVVGLMIAGTITANVVLDFPAVGLWVAILLGTAIRPTPWGELSRAAKGSLFLCSLVLSASLMPVKALPDPSWQTALGLGFVSAVFDNIPLTALALYQGGYDWGILAFTVGYGGSMIWFGSSAGVAICNLFPEARDTARWLAEGWHVAVAYVVGFFVMLALIGWHPDVLPH
- a CDS encoding zf-HC2 domain-containing protein, with translation MTCDAIQERLAAYVERQLDPETHRLVETHLASCPTCRAEAEALAGVIRAVADLPVEAPPPGFSQAVMARVRAEPRAPTVWERLFVPLWIKLPVHAVAWIVVIAAGWYLFRATPPVQVQVAQRSEEVVGGAAKGDELPAEPHPGPPPETAIAPTEKLPTAPGGLKPPATDADVRRMETFERQTKDEAAPGRYDAKKESGSRTTPSSVQSFSEPDQELTVALNDPPGDEQALARVRAAVERAGGSPLPTAPNTSDTVWLTINADRVDVLRQELRLLSRVPPDQPGKGDGPSMSAAAPPASLNTPLAGPGVKTDDAPVAKVRVRVTIQWAAPQQSLP